tgagattgtggaactcccggataccgtaggaatgctttgagtgtgccaaacgtcacaacgtaactgggtggctataaaggtgcactacgggtatctccgaaagtgtctgttgggttggcacgaatcgagactgggatttgtcacttcgtgagacgaagaggtatctccgggctcactcggtaatgcatcatcataatgagctcaatgtgactaagtagttagtcacgggatcatgcattacggaacgagtaaagtgacttgccggtaacgagattgaacgaggtattgggatactgacgatcgaatctcgggcaagtaacgtaccgattgacaaagggaattgtatacggtattgcttgaatccttgacaccgtggttcatccgatgagataatcgtggaacatgtgggagccaacatgggtatccagatctcgctattggttattggccggagaacgtctcggtcatgtctgcatggttcccgaacccgtagggtctacacacttaaggttcggtgatgctagagttgttatgggaagtagtatgtggttaccgaaggtagtttggagtcccggatgtgatcctggacgtcacgaggagttccagaatggtccggaggtaaatatttatatatgagaagtctagtttcggacatcggaatagtttcgggggttgtcggtattgtaccgggaccaccgaaagatgtccggaggtccaccgggtggggccacctgccccgggggacttgatgggctgaatatgagagggaaccagcccctagtgggctggtgcgcccctccccaagggcccaagaaGCCTAGggctggaaaccctaggggagggggcgcctccaccttgcttggggggcaagtttcccctcctggccgccgccccccctctagataggatctagaggggccggccccctctccccttcaccctataaatagagggagggtgggagggctgcagcacccttgcttttggcgcagcccctccctcctccaactcttcctcctactccatagtgcttggcgaagccctgctggagaaccacgagctccaccaacaccacgtcgtcgtgctgtcggagttctccctcaacttcttctcttcccttgctggatcaagaaggaggagacgtccccgggccgtacgtgtgttgaacgcggaggcatcgttgttcggtgcttagatcggattcggccgcgatctgaatcgcttcgtgaacgactccaccgaccgcgttcttgtaacgcttccgcatcgcgatcttcaagggtatgaagatgcactcccctctctctcgctgctagtatctccatagattgatcttggtgatgcgtaaaaaattttgaatttccgctacgttccccaacagtatgtttggtattaggctcagacTAACAGCATCCCTTCATCATCTGGATAGaaatagcgacagatgttgcctagacggtggctttagtcttaatgttgtatgactttgtaaggtcttgtgtaaataattaataaaatgactacatgcatcatccagatgcggaggccgggggtcctcctccttttctaaaaaataaataaaaatatatacttcctccatcccataatataagaacgtttttgacactaatgtcaaaaatgttcttatattatgggatggagggagtacgttaCTACAATTACGCCAATTCATCCGAAATTTACAACAAGCCACCTTCTTCTTACTACTGTATATGAGTCAACTCTGGGTCCCTGGTTGCCACGGAGAACAGGGAGGCTGACGGTCTGACGGAGACAAATACAATGGCATGCATCGAGCTATCATAGTGCCGTACGTATGCCGTGGTCGACAAAAAcacttagggtgtgtttggttttaGTTTGGAACAGTAGTCGCATTGCATAGCCTTTTCAACCCAGCTTGGTTGAGGAAAAACAGAGCCTAATACGCTATACGCaacttgtttggttgcctgcatccctAGTCCCAGCATTAGGTAATATCTaagtgcactttgtttggttggCTGCATTGGCCCTAGCGGCACATGAACACGGTGTTTAGTTGCATTCGGCATACAAGTTGTGCTTATCTTGTATCCTAGTTGGTGAGCTTACCCACAACGATCACAACAAGCACACCAACGCCACAACACAACAATGGTGACGAACTgggcgaagatgatgaagttcttcagcttcaggcCGAACTGACGATCCACCTTAGCAGCTTCCACTTTGACAGCTCCAACCTTGGCACTGCCGACACTGCTGCCTCCGTGCTTTCGCACCTAGACGGAGTAAGCTTGTTCTGCTGCCTGCCTAGTTTTGAACCCTCTATAGTTGCAGTTGCTATACGATGCCACTTGCGCATTGGCTTCTTCCCATGAACTATAAACACATAGAACCTCACCGATGAACACGGCATACCACTTgccctagcaatgcacaagagGAAGAGTTGAAGCAGCAAATAAATGGCGcacaagtagcaagcaaagtagcacacgaacaacaatggagcagaagagaagtaaagcatgcatgatcatacggcatagcaagttcaacctagcactaccttggtgttaacctaccaccacatacaaaagagggtgtcgtcctaccaccgcaagttcaccatTAGCGTGAGGGGTTTGTATGTACCACCTAACCAAAATATACGGACCATGAAATAGTTTTTGagccctagctacacaaaatgtaTGTCGTCATCGTCATCGTTGTCGCCACCGCCATTGCCGTCGGGGATCATGCACACTCACAGGCagcactactctagtagtagtgcttgcccagccaactcctgagccacagCACCCTGTGAGCGTCGGCCATggcaacgaacccaacaccctaggccttgttgtcaagcaggtggctgagagctgccatgagagcctcgtcgctgaatccaccctgggtcatgacagcgccatacaggtcagggtggacgtcgaggggcttgcactccctgatggctgttgccacctccttcaccgcctcagtcatgctgcaaaagacattgatctcctccttcatcaggcctcctctcttcctcttcctatcatgatttgggtcaaatgGCTTGTCGAAGGGCTTCCCAGCGGGCTTGTCAGGGCCATCAAAGACCTCGACGTCCGGTGTCCTAGGGAAGTCTGgcatgggagaaccaagaggctcactcgagcccatggcatgcttcctAGTTGCCAGCCCAAAGGAGAAGATGTGCTGCATCTGGTTATAGTTCTGAATGGATGTGTTGAGGAACTCTACGTCCCttgggtggtcctaagaatgaaacacaTGTGTTGTTAGTTCAGATTAGGAGTAGGCAATGGTGGACAGTATGAAAAGGAAGAGGGCTGTGAGCTAATCGCGACATGGCCGGCGTAGTGCTCTGCatccagaactatggagcaagtgttctcatcccatgaggcgccgcttaggtctctcagcttggacacttggatccatcgacttctcaacttcctcaggtggttgtacacctgggtggcagacacctcttgcccacagaactcgaacacctacttcgcaacggtgttcaagtgcacctACTTGAAGCCCTTGTTGGTCCTAACTCCACTAGAGATGAactcacacatcttgttcagcacgAACGTGGACATGAACGGCTGCCACTTCATGTTGTTGGGCCTACCATCCTTCTTTGTCTTTGCTGCTGCTAGCTTGATTGCAGCGGCAGCAGGAGTTGGCTCAACGAGCACTACTGGCACATAGAGGGAATCAGACTCGAACACCTCTGAATCAGGTGACATCTCGAACATAGGCTGCGAGTCCTCGACAAACGATGGAGCAAACTGGCTGTCGGACAGGACAATGGCCTGACTAAGATCTCGCGTctgcgtggtcatgtcctacaatcgtaGCACGCTTTGACAGTGAGCATAGCACACAACATACCGGACAATCCATGAAAGCAAGAGcatacatgtacatggttcatcACTATCATAGCAAGCACATGCTTCATCACTATCATACTAAGCATACTAGATAATCGATGAGCAGAAACATACATCTacaacaaacaacatgctacaaatggACCACCAATAGCTACAAATCACATATCTAAGCATGATtcaacacaagcacaaggttcaacttcaaactctactactaatctatcctaccacatgcttgaacatctagccctaccacaaattgcaaccgcagcatagcaaccaaccatatcagctcacagatcagaccactaatcaaccatgcatctagaTTGAACCCTAGCTGCACCTCAGATCTAGCTAGAAGGAACAGAAAGAAAGGGGGATTGAACTCACAGAGTCCATGGCTGCAGCTTGAGGACGAGGGGAGGCGGTGGTGGAAGATGAACGCCGGCCGGTGAAGGAGCTCCGGCGCTGTGGACCGCCGGCCGATGAAGATGCGCCGCTTACCTGCTCGTCGGTGCCGATGTGCGTCGGCGGGAAAGTGCGAACGGAGGAAGAATGGTGGCGGGAGTTGGGGCGGTGAGGGAGGGGCTAAATAGGGGGTGCAGCGGCGGGAGGTGAGCCGAAATCCTCCCGCCGATTTTTTGGCGACGCGGGCGAGCTCGCGCCATCTCCACTGCTCGCACGAGGGGAGAAGCGCGCcgccctcccctgcctcgcccgAGCCAGGCTCGCGAGCTACTGCCGAATCGTGCGTTCCCTCTGGGTCTGGCCTGGACGTGCTTTTTAAGTTTCATTTCATGCGATGCGGGTCGCACGGTGAATGCAGGAAACCAAACGGGTCAAATTCTTCCAGCTCGGGCCAGGCCAAACAAACACGCCCTTAAAAGACGCGGTGCAGTTTGCGGAATCATTTTTTCAAAGAAAAAAACGGAAGGGAAACCAACCCTTAAAACAAATCCAATACAGCCCAAATCGTTCTCCAACTGAAACCCTAACCTCTGCTCTCGCGGCGTCGGCGCCGGTGGCAATCGGATACTCGGCAAGGTTCATATCCCCTCTGCGATGTCGGCGGCGGCAATCGGATCCTGGGCAAAGTTCCTAGCCCTCTCCGCGGCATCGGCGGCAATTGGATCCTCAGCACGGTACTTTTCTTGGTCGTTGGCAAGAAACAACGGAAGCTCACCCCTTCTCCGTCGGCAAGATGTCGGGCGTGGACAAGGAGCCGGAGAAAAATCTCCATTCAAACAAGCAGGAGATGGATCATGAGATTTCCCAGGGTTTATCATCCAAGGGGACGAAGAGGCGCATCTCCGACAAATGCGAGGATCCGACCCGCAACATGAAGTCTGCACTGCCTATCAACATGAATAAATATGAACTGGCTGCTGAGGGCATAGTGGATCCCATTGCTCGTTCGGCCTGCAGCTCGTCTGTCAAGAAGGATGGGCAGGATGAGCAGAAGAGACCTATGGTAATGGTGGCTGGCCATGCCAGTCCGACCCCCTAGGTTTACGAGCACCTCACGTTCCTTGAACTGGTGGATCACATGGATATGTTAAATTTGGCCGAGATGCACGAGGAGAAAGTGAAGGCGCTCATGATTTACGACCCCAAGAGGAAAGACGAAGTCCCTAGCCGCTTCTGCAGCTTCCACCTTGCCAACTTTGACCTTGACGAGATGTCAAAAGTCCCGCTTCTTGGGCCGCCATATGAAGAATCTGATGCGTGTAACATGGCCGCTTCATCCATCAGTGTCATTTCCGTGAGGGTTGTTAAAGCCGGTCCCGGTTTCCCGGTCGAGGTTTACGGTAAAATCATTGCAAAGGATGAGGTCGACTACAAATGCATCTCTCTGTTCGATCCTGAAAGGGACGATGCCCAGCTGATCAACTCCGAGCAGGATGTGCTAGCTCTGACAGGCCCATGCCGAGCATTGGTTACTATGGGCTTGTTGTTTTTTGACTTTGATTTGAAGATCAAGGGCAAGGGTGAGCCAGATGAGGATGCACAGTTTAGCAAAGGAGGGATAGCGTACTACCATAACCCGTATAACAAGCGCATCATCGAGCAGCTACCTAGTTTCGAGAGCACGGTGAAATTGGTATTGCAACATGTGGCGTCTCCGGTGGCAGCTAGCGTCCAAGTCAATGTTGTGAAAAAACAGGCCGGTGATGCTCTTGTTCACTTTGATGGGAAAATAACAATTGGGACTAGCAGAAATTATAGACAGCATATGGTTGTTTATGATAGCAGCCTGCCTAGCCCTGGAGGGGCAGCGTTAGTGAGAGATAATGGCTCTCTTGTGTTGAACCGTAAATCCGTAATCTGGTGTCTGTCCAGGGGCCTGTATATGACACCGCATTCGAGGAAGATGAACAGATGACACTCTATGTTTGTTTTCTTGACGTGGGTTTTGAGATTGAGGATGAGGACTATACTAGTCCTGAGGAAGAGGATTATATCAGTGCCGACGAAGAGGATGTGGACGACGACTATGACATTGGTAGGCTTGACgaacaagaaggccaagaagaatatGATGAAGAGGAACACCATAAGAATATTGTCGTTCTCAAATCCCCTCTGATGAGTAAGGCTGTGTGGGAGAACCTTTCCCACAAACTGGAAGTAGAGGTCAAGTGGAGTGCCATCCCTCCTGCGTGGTTTGATGATGAATTCATAACAAGGCTGGCTCTCCTTCCAAAGGGTTACAGGATACCTAATTATCGTTGGGGTCCGTTCTTTGAGTGAAGAGTGGTATTGTATCGCCTTGGCTGCTTTGTTAAGAATATGATCTGCTGGACGAACTCGATCTGATGTAAAATATTGGTCTCTCCCTAAGTAGGAGTATGTGGTAGAATTAAGAATTGTGGATCTTTCGAGTTCCTTAGCGGTGTAACCGCCCACTTTACCCTTCCCCCTCGGGTCGCCCCCGCGTGGCGACCGGGGGGAACCCTAGCCAGCCGTCGCCGGTCCCCCGCCTCCCGCCTCCCTTCTCCCGCTGTCGCCACAGTGGCGGCGGGGCCTTTCTTGTTCCCCGCGAGTGTAGGCCGGCGCGGCGGGGCTTCTTCTGGTCGGGGCGCGGCGCGGCATGGCAGCAAGCGGGTGCTGGAGGGCGTCGTGTGCTTTGCCAGGCTTTAGGCGGCGTGGGTGGTGTCGGCTGCGTGTGCAGGGGTGCTGTGGCGGCGGGGGGCTTCGGCCAGATCTGCCGGGCGGCCGCCTCTCGCGACAAGGGCCGTGGCAGCACGGGTCAGCATCTGCTGCTGCATTCTAGCATGGTAGGGACTTCGACGAGGTGGTGCTGGCTCATGGGTGCTTGATTTGTCGGGTTCGGGTGTCTACCGGCGGCCTGGGTGGTGCACTCGCCGGCGTGGCGACCACTGCGGCTTCGGCGGTGGCCAGTGACGTACGGCGGCGGGGTGCGGGTGGTGGTGGCTCCTCCCTTCTCCTGGGTTCGGGCCAAAGGCGCGGGCTTTCATGCGGAGAGGGTCAGGACCCGGGGCTCGTGCCTGGGCGGACCAATTCGAGGCCCGAGACGAGTCAGTGCTTCTGCTCCGGGTAGGGGATGGTGGGCGCGGTCCGGGGAGTGCTCGTTGGTGGTGGTTGGACTTGCGGCGCGTCGGTTCGTGGATCGATGCTGGTGGCCATGGACATGGCGTCGTGTGAACTCGCCTGGTCAGGGGCTGGTTTGCCGGCGGCCGTCGGTAGTCTTGGAGTCGTGTCCCCCCAGTCCACCTGGCACTGGCTGGGGACACAGGTGTGGGTGCCTCCTACTGTGGAGGCGCCTGCCCAGACACCGGGACTGATGCCGGGCTAGGAGCTGATGGACTATCGTCGCTCCTCCTATCATGGTTGTGTGCGTTTTGACGTGGGCGGTGCACGGTATCTCGTGACAGGGACGCCGGGGCGGCAGCCCCGGATGGCGGGCCACATGGTTGCTCTCCGGCAGGCATCATTGTGGTGGTGGTGGCTCCTCTCCCGGGTTGTGTGGACAACGGGAGGGGTGGCAATGGGTAGCTCGGACGTGCCCTTTCTCCGGTGGTGTGGCGTCTTGATCCGAATCTGGGGTGCTGGCTTCGCCGCTCTCCTCTTGGCAGCCTCTTAGGGGCATGAGTGAGTTGCTGGACGAAAGCTCCGTGCCATGATGGCGCCAACGACGACGACACCCGTGGATGCCGTTCTCTTTTGAAGAAGTCGTTGTGGTTGTTCTCATCGTGTCCAGGCTCCGGGTGAAGACCTTTGTCTGTTTGGACTCGGCAGCGGCGACGCTCTGCGCCGTCTTCCCTCTTGGGGGCGTTGTCGTGGAGCTTAGGTGTGTTAGGTTGTAGCGGGGGGTGTTTGGTGCTTCCGGTGCTTGTAGCTGGTAGCATAGTCGCGTGTGTCTGTGTCTGCCAGATATCTTAGGATTGGCTTTGTAAGAGGGCTACTTCACCATCTTGTATCGTTCGGCCGTGTACTTCTGTGGTtggtgctttatctataaagcgggacgAAAGCCTGTTTCGAGAACAGGTGTAATCTTCCTGCATAAATTTCAGAATGCATATTATGCAAGTGAAATCTTGTGCAGTAATCTACGTAAGCTAATGCCCAAAAAGCAAAAGGAGCCGAAGCAGCAGCACCTAAACGCACAAAATTCGATCCATTCAAATGTAGGTGCAATCTAGAATTATCGATTACCAACCGTAGCTACAGAAACCTGCATGTGTTGCAGAGTTGGTCACCATGCTCCATGCATGGCTAGTCTGGCCAACAAAGCATTATATATCACCTGTTATCGATTCGTGTTCTTCCATCTCAGCAGAACAAAGCATTATATATTTGCAATCACTGCCCAGACACGACGCCAAACCTTCACTAGCTAGTGCCTATGGCTTCCAGTGTGAGCTTGTTGGTCGTGATCATGGCGTACACGCTCCTCAGTGGAAGTCACGGTGCACGACACTTGGCCGACACCACCCCGGCCGCTGTTGCTCCTGCTGCGGACACCGCCGCTGTCCCTGGCTTTCCGGCCGTGCTGCCCACGGACACGGTCACCCTGCTGCCACCAATGCCGGCGGCCACCCTGCCCACCGTGCCGCAAATGACGCTGCCACCTATGCCCGCCGTCGTCGTGCCTAAGGTAGTGCTGCCGCCCATGCCCAAGGTGACGATGGCGCCAATGCCCGCCACTGTCATCGTGCCCAAGGTGACGCTGCCGCCGATGCCGTTTGTCCCGAACGTGAACGTGCCTGTGCCATTCCTGGCGCCGCCACCGTCTGTGTAGGCGCTCTCACGCGGCCATGTTTTCGCCAGTGTCGACGCCCCGACATGTCAGTGGGCAGGGTCAGATCACTCCGTTGCCGCATATGTGTTTTATTTTCGCGATGTTTCTTACCTCGCCTGTGAGTGTCTAACCTTTACGTACTCCTAATAAAGTACTAATACAAACATATTGTACGCGAAGAAGGGAGTGCCTGTCGGTCGCCTGCTACATGGGCTGGCACATATGGAAAGAGAGAAACGCCAGGGTGTTTCAAAATTCGTGCTTCTCTGCCCGAGAGGTTTACCTGCTTGCTAAGGCCGAGCTCTGCCTCATTCAGGAGGCGTGGGAGTAGTTGCTTACCTGTGTAATAGTGGAAGGCTAACTTATGAGCCTGAGGATTGTCTTGTTTCTTTTCTGCTTTGGCTAAGCCATTTGGCTACTTTGTAAGCTGCCAACGCTGATGTACAGTTTCCCCCCTTCTAAATGCAATAGCAGAACTCCTGCTGACTTCGGtaaaaaacaaacaaacatatgTACCTCCAATTAAAGATTGTGGAATTCACATCATCTCAGCTTTTATACAggggataagtatatttttcgtcctcgaACTCTTCCGAGAGTTTAGAAATCGTACCTCAACTCTAAACCAGAAAGTTTTCGTCCCTCAACTATCAAAACCGGATAGTTTTCGCCCCTCGTGCCGCTTCAGGCGGTTTTAGTCCGGGATGAAAAGTAAATTGATGAATAGTAAAAtcgaaaaaataaaaacaaaatctgAAATTTTACAGCATTGAAGATACTTTGGTGCGCAAGACACGTGCAAAATTTTGTGGTGTTTCGACATTCGAGCAGCTCGTGGCAAACAAAAATCTATATATATGTACGtcagtgaacagtaaattcaaaaaatatcaaaaaaattcaaaacagtttgaattttttggcatcaaagaggcttggGTACGCAACGTGCGTACAAATTATCATGGTGTTTGGGCATTGTACGAACTCGTGacaaaaaacaaaatttggctcagatttatttttttgaaaaagtgCATTGTTCTTTTTTTTTCTGCTAGAGCTCCTCGTATGTCATTTGATCACGAAATTTTGCATGCATCTTGTGTACCTGAGCATCTTTGATGCCaaaaggtttcatatttttttatttcttttgctatcttttttgaatttactgttcaccgaCGTACATATTTACAATTTTTTTTTGCCACGAGCTGCTCGAGTGTGAAACACTACGAAATTTTGCATGGGACTTGCGCACCAGAGTATCTTCGATGGTGtaaaatttcagattattttttgttttttggtttgctaTTTTTACTGTTCATCAATTTACTGTTCATCCCGGAATAAAACCGCCCGAAGCGGCACGAGGGACGAAAACTATCCGGTTTTAATAGTTAAGGGACAAATACTTTCCGGTTTAGAGATGAGGAACGATTCCTAAACTCTCGGAAGAGTtcgaggacgaaaaatatacttattcCTTTATACAGCTTGGCGTGTACGTACGGACTTTGCTCAGGATTTCTTTTGAGGCGACATTGGTGCCCCTGATGATTTCGTAGAGCTGCACAATGTGTGGAGGGGCGCGCGCTTAAGCACAACAATCTCACGCTTGATGCAGTTTGTCACCTGATATCCACCTCCTCACCGCAGCCAAGTTGCACGTTTGCTACACCTTGgctgaatttatttatttttgaaaaggGAAATATATTAATATAGCGAAGATATTAATTACATCCAACCTCCGCACCTACAAGATATCGCCAAGACATCCAGGATGTACACagtcaaagaaaaaaaataaaaagaaaggaagaaaacaAAGATCCCGCTACATCGATCCACTCCTGTCAACAACAACACTCGCACTGCCACCAAATACAAT
Above is a window of Triticum dicoccoides isolate Atlit2015 ecotype Zavitan chromosome 5B, WEW_v2.0, whole genome shotgun sequence DNA encoding:
- the LOC119310274 gene encoding protein PELPK1-like; the encoded protein is MASSVSLLVVIMAYTLLSGSHGARHLADTTPAAVAPAADTAAVPGFPAVLPTDTVTLLPPMPAATLPTVPQMTLPPMPAVVVPKVVLPPMPKVTMAPMPATVIVPKVTLPPMPFVPNVNVPVPFLAPPPSV